TTGCTCCACAACGCGCGGGGAAAGCTGCAGGTCGCTGATCATGAGGCTATCCCCGGCAAACGACCGTACCCGCAACTGGCTCTTCAAAACGGCCAGACGATCTGACTCTGGGCATTCCAACTCAAGAGCCACGTTGTACAGGCCAGGACTCAGCAGCTCATCGTGCTGGTTCACGTACGACCGCCCCGCGATCTCCTCAGGCGTGCCTGCGGTGAGCGCCAGCGTCTCGCTTCTGTGCAGCAGCGGCTGATAATCTGCGTCAAAGAGCGTGAGGCGCTTGTGCAAATGGCTGACTAACGGAGCCCTCTCCCCAGGCGAAAAGCTCAGCTCGTCCAGGGGCACGGAAAAATAGAATTCGACGCGCGTCGCTCCCTCCGCACCACGAAAGCAAGCTGAAGCAAGTTGCGCACTGAGGGGCTGCTGCCGGTACTGGAAGCTGAACCGATACGGAGGTGCCAGGCTGAGAGCCTGCGTCTTGTCAGTCGCAAGGCTGCTCACCAGGCTGAAGTAGGCGTCCGTGTTTCGTTGCGCACCTCGAAAGGCGCCGTAGCGGTGATGCAAAGACTCGCGTTCGGCATAGAGCTCGCTGGCGATGCGCGCCTTCTCGTTCAGCGGCACACCGACCACTGCCTGCGAAAGGTCATTGACCTCCTGATACCCGTAGCCGGTGCGCCGCACAAAGTCGACAAACAGATTCAGGCCGAAGTATGCCCAGGTGAGGTTATCGAGGTATTGCCGACCGGAGCCAGTCATCTCCACAAAATCGTCCGGAGGACCGTAGCGGAGGTAGTACTTGGCGCGGTCGTCCAGGTAGGTCGGACCAATGAGGCACGAGAAGTGGTCCCAGGCGTAGGCGAAGCGTGCCTCGAATTCCTCGCGGTACGGGTTCTCGGGAGAAGACGGCAGGGGATCGATCATGCGCCAATACTTCTCCTCCCATCGGGCACGGGCGCTGGAATCGGGCAACGCCTCGTACAGGCGAGCCAACTCCTGCGGCAAGATCAGGGAAAAGGCCGCTTGCCGCGCCCGGGCACGACGCTCCTCCCCGGCAAATGCCATGCTCGCCAGTCCTACCACCACTGCGACACACGCCAGGCCTCTCTGGGCCACTCCTCTCATGCTACCCATCTGCCGAATCCTCCTTACTTGCGCCAGAATTTTAAGGAATTCCACCTGCAAATGCAAGAGGAATTCAGCTCCGCTGGCTGAGCCTCCCTCGTGGCCAAAGTTGGGAGGGCGTCCGGGCTCTGCTTTCCTCGGCAGAGCTGGTCCGCGAACGTGTTTGAGGGGACCTCTCTTTGCGTGAAACCCCCTGCCGCTTGGAGACGACAGGGGGTTTGCACGTAGGATGGTGGAAGAGTGAGGGTGTGGTCTCAGTTTCGCTCGATAACCATCTCGACCAACCAGTCTGATGGTCACACAACACCAGGGATAAACCTGTAGCGCACGCGCCGCTTGTAGGCCCTGTAGCTGCCCTCGGAGGAAAGAATCTCCTCCTCCGCTGCAGCGCGCACATACTGGCCCACGAAAATCCCGATCACAAGCAAAACGTTTAGCCAGGTCATGTTCCCCATCAGAAAGCCTATGTAGTAGAGCAGTTCGCTTGAGTACAGCGGATGTCTCACAAACCGATACATCCCCGTAGACTTGATGGTACGCACTGCGGGCACCACCCCGAAGCTTCGTCCCAGGCTGACAAGGGAGGCAAGGATAGCAACTATCCCAATGCCCTGCACTGCGCCAGACACCGTGTGGAGGACACTCGACCCGGACTTCGCCGGGTAAAGGCAGAAGGAAAGGAAGACGGTGCCGAGCGCCGCGAACCAATCAAAGGTCCGACCGGATACCACCGTGCTCTGCCGTCGTGTCAGGAAGAGGTAGAACAGAAGGGAATTCACAAACATTAAGCCGAGGGTGAGAACGTCCCCAGTCTGCTGCCAGTGCGCGTAGGACAGCCGTGCGAAGCGCAAATAGAAAAGCGCAAGCACGCCGTTGACGAGAAAATGACTCAGCTTGGCAAGGTGCGCGAGGTGCGTCCCGTCCGGGGCAAGGTGAACCACATCGCCCACACGCACCTTGGTGGTGCGGCACACCCCTGCGGGCAGCTCGAGCACACTGTTGGCATTGGGTACAGTCTGCACCACGCGGCCAGGTTGCAGTTCGGACACGATACGCACCACGCGATTTCTCGCGTCCAGGAACAGGGCATCAATTGGGTGCCGCATGCCCAGGGTGTGGATTGCTTGGCACGGCCGCAACCAGAGGGCCAAGCCGTGGCGGAACTGGCGCATGGCGAGAAGTCCCACCAACCGGGCAAGGTAGGTATTTGCCACTACCACTGTGGTAGCTAAGGTGCGCCGCCTAGTCGTATCAACTGCCGGCATTGGTTCCTCCCTGCACGTGGGCCTGCGCGCCTTACCAGATTTTCAGCACGACTACGGCGTGTTTCTGCAAGTCGATGACCCGCTCCTCACGCACCACGCGGCTCCCCTCGACGCGGGTCTTGTAGCCCTCGGCCAGCGTCACCTGCCGGTCGCTGATTTGCACCAGGCGCCCTTCGTAGCGGCGTCCGTCTTCGGTGACTGCTTGCATCAAGGGAGCAGTCTCTGCGCGCAAGCGGCCGTCGGTGTGCAGGCTCTTGATTTGACTCCCCACAAAGACCGCCTTGGGCGGCGTCGCCGGCGGTGCGTACTTGTGGACACCTCCCCCGCAGGCCACCATCACCGTGCACATCAGAATCGCGAGAGCCATCACATGTTTTCTCATCGCCTCCACCTCCACATTGTTTGCCTCACCGAATCCCACCAGAAGAGAAAACCTTGATCACTTGGAGCAGGCCAGGTCCCAACAGAACCACAAACAACGCTGGCAGGATGAAGAAAACCAACGGAAAGAGCAACTTGATGCTGGTCTTGGCTGCCGCTTCTTCGGCGCGTTGCCGACGCCGCGTACGTAGGCTGTCCGACTGCGCGCGCAGCGTCTTGGCCATGCTCGAACCCAAACGGTCGGTCTGGATGAGGATGGCCACGAAGGATTGAATGTCCTCCACTGGGTTGCGCTCGGCAAGATGCCGCAAGGCATCCTGTCGGGAGATGCCAGCACGCATTTCTTTGGTGACCATCAAGAACTCTTCGCTGACCACCGGACAGTGCAGCTTCAGCTCCTCACCTACGCGAAGCAAGGCAGCGTTGAGTCCAAGACCTGCCTCCACGCACACCACCATCAGGTCCAAAGCATCAGGCAGACCGCGGACGATAGCTTTCTTACGCCGATTGATTTGGCTGCGCAGCCAGAGCTGGGGCAGAATGTACCCCGTGCTGGAGAACATGGTGATAATCGCCAAGCTGACCACCGCCGGCTTGTGTGCCGCCGCAGCCATGCTCATGCCAGCCAGCCCAAGCAAGAGCGTCAGCACAATCCGCGCCCCGACGAAGATGTGCACCGCATCAGTGCGCATCACGCCAGCCTGCATGAGCTCGAGCCTCAGCCCCTGCAACTTCTTTTCGCTCAGTGGACGAGACTGACTAATCCGCTCCAGCACGCGCACCATTGCCGGACGGAGCCTGTCCACTCCTGGCACCGTCCCTTCCTTCTCGCGGACGGCATAGTCCTCCTGCACAAAGCGATGAATGCGCTGGATTACCGGGCTCCGCTTGGTGAAGAGCATGTAGAGGCCATATCCCAGCAGGAGGGTGATCCCGAAAGTTGCCAGACCTGTTGCAACAATCAAGTCCATGAGGTGCTCTGCCCATCCTAAGGCTTAATATTCACTACTTTCCTGATGACCAGGAAGCCCAAGAACTGCATAAAGAGGGCGATGCCGATCATGTACTGCCCAAGCTTCTCAGTGACCAAGAGCATGATGTACTGCCGGTTGAGCAGGGAGATGATGATGGCCATGATGAAAGGCATGCCCGTGAGCATCCAACCGGTGAAGCGGCCTTGCGCCGTCTGTGCCCGCACCTGGCCAATGAGTTTGAACCGCTCGCGAATGGTGAGGCTGATCTTTTCCAAGAGTTCGGTGAGATTTCCGCCGATGTCCCTCTGAATGAGAAGTGCCGTGACGAAGAACCGCAAGTCCAGGCTATCGATGCGCTGCGTAAGCCTCTGCAGCGATTCCTCGATGGGCACACCAAGGGCCTGCTCTTCATAGGTCTTGCTGAACTCCTCGCTAATAGGTGGCTGGGCCTCCTTGCCCACCATCCCTAAGGCGCCTACGAAGGAGAGGCCAGCGCGCAAGGCACTGGTCATGAGATCCAAGGCTTCAGGGAAGTAGCGCTCAAACTGCTTGAGACGGCGCTTCTTCTTGCGTTTCACCCAGAGCAGGGGCAAGAACCCACTGGCGATGGTGACGAGCACGGTGAGCGCAGGATTCTGCAGCCGCACCGTAAACAGAAATGCCACACTGGCCACGATGAGCATGAGGAGGACCATGCTGCCCACGGTCATCTTCATGCCCGCCTGGTCGAGAAGGCGCCGCAGCGCCGCGGCAAAGTCCATGCGCCGCAGAATGCGGTTGAAGAGCGGGATGGTGCTGAGCTGGTCACGCGTGATCACGATCTCGGCGGGCTCCTCTTTCTTGACCTGCGCCTTCTGCAGGGTAAACCGCTCCAATCGCTCGCGCACGTGCCGGCGCCGCTTCTCCCTAGGAAGCGTCACCCCGAAGTAGAACAAGCCAAACGTCAACAAGCAGGCAATGAATATGTCAATAGCACTGATTTGCACGCCTTCCTCGCCTTCGTGAGGAACCTCTTCCTCTCATAGGTCACATAGAGCTGGCTACGCCTTCGCGTTTGTAGAGACTCAACAGTCGGCCGAGGACCTCCACGATAAAGACCTGGGCCTTGATGGCCGCGCCTTTTTGCGCAGCGAGGTCGTCCTGGGTCAACTTTCGCTGGATCGCGTGGGTGTGAATTTCCACGATATCACATGCCCCAGCGGACTCCTCCCGCAGGCGCATCACCAAGTGGGTCATGCGCGGGTCAGCAGACTTCTGCGCGCCGTTTCCCAGATAAGCCTCCATCAGTTCAGCATAAAGCTCGGCGATGTCCTCCAGAAAGCGCGGCTTGCGCTCCTTGAGTGGCTGGTCGACGTCCTCGAAGATGGCCGATTTCCCGTTGAGCATCTGTCGATAAGCAGCCAAGGCGGCGCGCAAGCTCATCTCGTTGTCCTGACCGTTTTCGCGCAGTGCCTTCAGGTCATCCAAAATCTTGCGCCTCTCCACCGCATAGCGGATAGTGCGGCGCAGAGTCTCGCCGGTGGCGGTGCCTTTGACCAGATAGTCTTGGGCACCCATGTGCAGGGCATCCACTGAGCTACGCTCGTCGTCCAGCCCAGTGAGCACTACCACCGGGACCTCGGGATTCTGCTTGCGCACTGCAACCACCGTGTCCAGCCCCTGGCTGTCCGGCAGAGAGAGGTCCAGGAGGACCACATCGAACTTCTCTTTTTCCAGCCGGCGGAGCGCAGCAGAGAGCAGGCCCACGCGTTCCAAACGGAAGGGAACGGGCCCAGGCTCGGAGAGGGCAATTTCCACCAGCCGCGCGTCGCCGGGATTGTCCTCCACCAGGAGCACCTTGTAGGGTTCTTCCACCATTTCGTCCTACTCCTTGGGTAGGTTCACGACGGAGAGCCAGAAATGCTCTACCTCCTTCACTACCTCCAAGAAACGTTGCAGATCCACGGGTTTGCTGATGTAGCAGTTTGCATGCAGCGCATATGACTTGACAATGTCCTCCTCAGCCTGGGAGGTGGTCAGGATGACCACCGGAATGTGGCAGAGTTCCGGGTCAGACTTGATTTGGGCGAGCACTTCTCTTCCATCCACCCGGGGAAGGTTCAAGTCAAGCAAGATCAGCCCGGGGCGCGCTGCATTGGCATAGGGACCTTGGCGCCGCAGATAGTCCAGGGCCTGCTCGCCGTCATTCACCACGTTGAGCTTGTTTCTGATCTTGTTCTCCCGAAAGGCCTCTTGTGTCAGGCGCACGTCACCCGGGTTGTCTTCCACCAGGAGTATCTCAATCGGCCGTCCGTTGGTTCTGTCATCCGTCATCCCTGTTCCTCGCTTCCGTTGTTTGCGGGCAAGGTGAAAGTGAAGCAACTGCCCTTGCCAGGTTCCGACTCGGCGCGGATGCGCCCACCGTGCCGCTCCACAATCTTTTTTACTACCGCCAGGCCTATGCCAGTCCCGGGATACTGCTCCCTGGTGTGGAGACGCTGGAACACACCAAAGATGCGATCGGCGAATTTCTGCTCAAAGCCGATGCCGTTATCGCGCACGGAGATTTCCCAGTTCTTCTTGTCGCACGCCACTCCTATGTGGATCCGCGGGGGCTTTTCGTTGCGGAACTTGATGGCATTGCTGAGGAGGTTCTGCAGGACCTGCGTCATCTGCGTTCGGTCCACGTCGACCGTGGGCAACGGGTCATTGGTGATGACCGCCCCGCTCTCCTCGATGGCAAAGCGCAGGTTTGCCTTCGCATCCTCCAACACGACGCCCAGGTTCACGGGTTCGAAAGGCTTGCCCCGCGTGCTGACGCGCGAGTACTGCAGCAGGTCATTGATCAACACCTGCATGCGTCGTGCGCCATCCACGGCGTACTGGATGAACTCCTGCGCCTCACTGTCCAGTTTGTCCTTGTACCGTTGCGCCAGAAGCTGGCAATAACTGGACACCATCCGCAATGGCTCCTGGAGGTCGTGGGAAGCCACATAGGCAAATTGCTCCAAGTCGGCATTGGAGCGCGCTAGTGCCTGAGCGCGGATGGACAATTCCTTGCGCGCCTTGCGCAACGCAGCCAGGTTCATGGCGCGCGACACAGCAACCGTGGCATAATCGGCAAGAAGTGCAAGGTCGGATTCGTCCTCCTGGCTCAGGAGCCTATCCTGCTGCGGCTCCCCGACGACCAGAAGGCCGTAGACGCTGCCGCCCGGTCCAAGCAGCGCTGTGGCCAGGAGCTGACTCTTGCCCTCTCCAACTCGCACGGCGCGTCTTGCGCCTTGCCTGATGGGCGCATACGCTTCGTCGTCGTAACGCAGCACCTTTTGCGCCCAGGCACTAGCGTCTTCCCCCTCTTCGGTGCTGACGACAGACTTCGCCAGTCCCTTGCGGTCACCGCTGAACTCTCCAATGGCAGCACGGCGGCATCGCACAATCTCGCGCGCCGCTTCGCATATCTGGCGGTAGATCAAAGCCACGTCTGCGGAGCGGATGAGCTGCATGGTCAGGCGGTTGATAACATCGGCGCGGCGCAGGCGTTCCTCGCGTTCCTCTTGAATCCGCTTCTGCTCGCTGATGTCCTCTACCATGCCGTCGTAGTAGAGGGGCGCACCAGTGTGGTCGCGGATGCAGGTCGCCGACATCCTTGCCCAGAAGCACGAGCCGTGCTTGCGCGCCAAGCGCAGCTCCAGGCCCTCGACCTTCCCCTCTTTCAGCAGGCGGCGTCTGAATATCGAGGCTTCCTTCTTGTCCACAACCAGCGTGGCAAGACCCATTCGCAGCAGTTCCTCGGGGTCGTCGTAGCCGAGCAGGCGTGCCAGAGCGGGGTTGGCACTGCGGAGGGTGGCGCGCCGGTCAGGGGCGGCGCGAAAGATCCCCACCGGTACATTGGCCTGGAGGGTTCGGTACTTCTCCTCGGATTCTGCCAATGCCCGCTGCGCCCGCTTGCGCTCGGTGATGTCCTGATAGATGCCAAAGGCACCGATGCGTTCGCCGCGGATCATCACCGGCACGCCGAAAATTTCCACGTCCACTGGCGAACCATCGCGGCGGTGGCGCACGGTCACCACGTGCACGCGGTCGCCGGCCATCACCTGTTGCGTCAGCGCAAGCGCTTCGGTCGACTTGTCCTCTGCGGCCACAAACCTGTCCAGAGGCTGGCCGATGATTTCGTCGCGCTGATACTGGAACAGCCGCTCAAAGGCCGGGTTTGCGGTAGTTACCTTTCCTTCCAGGTCGACAGCAACCACGGCCAACGGCGAGTTCTCGATGAGCGCCTGGAGATAGGTGCGCTGTTGTTTGATGCGCTCCTCCGCCTCACGCCGCGCGGTGACATCCTGGAAGACCAGCACCACGCCCAGCACGCGTCCGCTGTCGTCGCGAATCGGAGCCGCCGTGTCGTCGATGGGGATCTGGCGTCCGTCGCGCCTGTTGACCAGAAGGGTGCGCAGGAGCGTCAGCGGCTTGCCGTCCTTCAGCACTGCCGCGACCGGGTCGCTCACCGGGTCACGAGTCTCTTCGTCGAGAATCGTGAGAACTTCGTTCCACGCCCTGCCCAGCGCCTCCTCCTGCTCGCAGCCGACGAGCGCCTCGGCGACCGGGTTCATGAAGACGATGCGACCGGCGGCATCGGTGGCGACCACCGCGTCGCCAATGCTGCGCAAGGTGGTGGCCAGCCACTGCTCACTTTCGCGCAAACGCTGCTCCAGCGTGTGCCGGTACAGGGCCATCTCCACTGCCGTGTGCAGCTCGCGCTCCTCGAAGGGCTTGAGCACGTAGCCGAAGGGCTGGGTCACTTTGGCCCGCTGAAGGGTAGTCTCGTCCGAATAGGCAGTGAGATAGACGACGGGAATATCCATTCGCCGCCTCACCTGTTCGGCAGCCTGGACACCGTCCATCTCGCCCTTGAGTTTGATGTCCATCAGCACGAGGTCAGGACGCTCGCTTTCTGCCTTGGCGATGGCGTCCTCGCCCGAGGCGGCCACGCCAACCACCTCATAGCCGAGCCCCTGCAGCCTCCGCTTGATGTCCATCGCGGTGATGGCGACATCCTCGACTACCAGTATCCTCGCCTTCCTTGCCATACTGGGTGACTTCCTCCTCCGCTCCCAGCAAAAACCTGTCTCTTGCTGACCCGACCGACCCCTCTCAGGCAACGGCCGCCGGGGCGGCGCTCGCTCGGCCAGAGGGCTCGCTGGCGTAACCGGTGCCTTGGCCATTCCCGTGTCCATTGCTGCCGCCCGAGCTCTGGGCTGGGTGCGCCTGAACGTTAGCGCTCTCGCTCTGCTGCCCAACGGCGTACAGGTGTCCCCCGCCGTTTCCTGGGTCCAGACGCTCCCGGAGTTCCTCGATCTGCCGCGAGACGCCCAGCACGAATTCCTCCTGATTCCAGAACACGTTGCCCACCTTCAGTCCCTCATCGGTGATCAGGAGCTCCCGCAATTCGGAATCGTGGCGCATGCCGCGCGACTTTACCACCAACAACCCGCGGCTTTGTCGCTCCGCATTGCTCACCTGCCGCAAGCTGATGATGGTGTCGGCCAGGCAGTAGAGACCGGTGACCCAAGAGTTGCCGTTCTCGTGTTCATTGGCCACGCTGGCCGTCGCCAGCAGGGTAATGCCTCGATTCTTCGCCTCGCTGACCAGGAAGAGTGGCAGGTCAAGCACTGGGTCGTGGCGATGAATGCGCTGAAGGGCAGAGAGCGAATCGCAGGCGACCACCGCAGGGCGAAAACGATCGATCTCTGTCAGCAGCATGGTCAGATGTTCCTCGCTGCCGTGAGCTTCGGGCAAGATCCCCAGCACGCGCAGCAGGCCTTTGCTCTCCCAGTTTTCCACATTCATGCCCACGCTGCGGAAGTTGCGGTGCAATTGCGCAGGCGATTCCTCGTAGGAAACGTACAAAGCGCGCTCGCCGCGAGCACATGCTGCATCCAAGCAGGACATCGCCAAGCTGGACTTACCAGTCCCGCTGCCGCCAACGATGAGCACCGCGCTCTCCCGGTAATACCCCCCATCCAACATGTGGTCTAAGGCCAGCACCCCCGTGGAGATCCGTTCTTCGCTGACCGCACTGCTGAGGCCAAAGGTCGACAGGGGCAGGATGAGCAGGCCGTTGGGCGTAATCTGGTACGGGCACTCGTGCGCTCCATGAGAGGTGCCACGGTATTTGAGCACCCGCAGGCGCCGGCTTGCCACGTTGTTGATCATCCGATGCTCAAGGCTGATCACGCAGTCGGCCAGGTACTCCTCCACGCCACAACGTCTGCCGTTACGCGCCTCAGCTGTGGCGGTCATAACCAGCGTGACCCCCAGGGCCTCAATGCCGCGCATGATCATCTTGAGGTCCGAGGCGGTGTATCCTTCGTCTCCTGTATCCCGGAGAGTCAGATTAGTTTCGTCCAACGCCACGCGCTTGGCGCCGGTGTGTTTGACGGCGTAGGCAACTGCCTCGACGAGCATCTCGGGCTTGAGGAACTGCTCTGGCGCGCTCTCGCCACGCTTCGCAGGGAGGTCGGCCAGCACCAGACGATTGTCACGCAACAACGGATCCAAGTCCCAGTTCATCGTCCGCAGGTCAGCCAGGACCTTCTCCCTGGGATCGCCAAAGTTCACGTAGATACCAGGTTCCCCATATTGAGTCGCCCCCCGGTAAAGGAACTCGAGACATAAGATCGTCTTGCCTGCTCCCGGAGAACCCACCACCACAGTGGTTCGTCCGTAGGGCAGACCACCATTGGTAAGGTCATCGAGCCCCACGATGCCGGTCAACGTCTT
The genomic region above belongs to Calditrichota bacterium and contains:
- a CDS encoding GWxTD domain-containing protein: MGSMRGVAQRGLACVAVVVGLASMAFAGEERRARARQAAFSLILPQELARLYEALPDSSARARWEEKYWRMIDPLPSSPENPYREEFEARFAYAWDHFSCLIGPTYLDDRAKYYLRYGPPDDFVEMTGSGRQYLDNLTWAYFGLNLFVDFVRRTGYGYQEVNDLSQAVVGVPLNEKARIASELYAERESLHHRYGAFRGAQRNTDAYFSLVSSLATDKTQALSLAPPYRFSFQYRQQPLSAQLASACFRGAEGATRVEFYFSVPLDELSFSPGERAPLVSHLHKRLTLFDADYQPLLHRSETLALTAGTPEEIAGRSYVNQHDELLSPGLYNVALELECPESDRLAVLKSQLRVRSFAGDSLMISDLQLSPRVVEQVPARHLKPSGVLVVPTLQRQFQRGKPLFVYFEVYNLRLDSSGKSDYHVAYALRN
- a CDS encoding DUF192 domain-containing protein, translated to MPAVDTTRRRTLATTVVVANTYLARLVGLLAMRQFRHGLALWLRPCQAIHTLGMRHPIDALFLDARNRVVRIVSELQPGRVVQTVPNANSVLELPAGVCRTTKVRVGDVVHLAPDGTHLAHLAKLSHFLVNGVLALFYLRFARLSYAHWQQTGDVLTLGLMFVNSLLFYLFLTRRQSTVVSGRTFDWFAALGTVFLSFCLYPAKSGSSVLHTVSGAVQGIGIVAILASLVSLGRSFGVVPAVRTIKSTGMYRFVRHPLYSSELLYYIGFLMGNMTWLNVLLVIGIFVGQYVRAAAEEEILSSEGSYRAYKRRVRYRFIPGVV
- a CDS encoding type II secretion system F family protein; this encodes MDLIVATGLATFGITLLLGYGLYMLFTKRSPVIQRIHRFVQEDYAVREKEGTVPGVDRLRPAMVRVLERISQSRPLSEKKLQGLRLELMQAGVMRTDAVHIFVGARIVLTLLLGLAGMSMAAAAHKPAVVSLAIITMFSSTGYILPQLWLRSQINRRKKAIVRGLPDALDLMVVCVEAGLGLNAALLRVGEELKLHCPVVSEEFLMVTKEMRAGISRQDALRHLAERNPVEDIQSFVAILIQTDRLGSSMAKTLRAQSDSLRTRRRQRAEEAAAKTSIKLLFPLVFFILPALFVVLLGPGLLQVIKVFSSGGIR
- a CDS encoding type II secretion system F family protein produces the protein MQISAIDIFIACLLTFGLFYFGVTLPREKRRRHVRERLERFTLQKAQVKKEEPAEIVITRDQLSTIPLFNRILRRMDFAAALRRLLDQAGMKMTVGSMVLLMLIVASVAFLFTVRLQNPALTVLVTIASGFLPLLWVKRKKKRRLKQFERYFPEALDLMTSALRAGLSFVGALGMVGKEAQPPISEEFSKTYEEQALGVPIEESLQRLTQRIDSLDLRFFVTALLIQRDIGGNLTELLEKISLTIRERFKLIGQVRAQTAQGRFTGWMLTGMPFIMAIIISLLNRQYIMLLVTEKLGQYMIGIALFMQFLGFLVIRKVVNIKP
- a CDS encoding response regulator codes for the protein MVEEPYKVLLVEDNPGDARLVEIALSEPGPVPFRLERVGLLSAALRRLEKEKFDVVLLDLSLPDSQGLDTVVAVRKQNPEVPVVVLTGLDDERSSVDALHMGAQDYLVKGTATGETLRRTIRYAVERRKILDDLKALRENGQDNEMSLRAALAAYRQMLNGKSAIFEDVDQPLKERKPRFLEDIAELYAELMEAYLGNGAQKSADPRMTHLVMRLREESAGACDIVEIHTHAIQRKLTQDDLAAQKGAAIKAQVFIVEVLGRLLSLYKREGVASSM
- a CDS encoding response regulator, giving the protein MTDDRTNGRPIEILLVEDNPGDVRLTQEAFRENKIRNKLNVVNDGEQALDYLRRQGPYANAARPGLILLDLNLPRVDGREVLAQIKSDPELCHIPVVILTTSQAEEDIVKSYALHANCYISKPVDLQRFLEVVKEVEHFWLSVVNLPKE
- a CDS encoding PAS domain S-box protein — its product is MARKARILVVEDVAITAMDIKRRLQGLGYEVVGVAASGEDAIAKAESERPDLVLMDIKLKGEMDGVQAAEQVRRRMDIPVVYLTAYSDETTLQRAKVTQPFGYVLKPFEERELHTAVEMALYRHTLEQRLRESEQWLATTLRSIGDAVVATDAAGRIVFMNPVAEALVGCEQEEALGRAWNEVLTILDEETRDPVSDPVAAVLKDGKPLTLLRTLLVNRRDGRQIPIDDTAAPIRDDSGRVLGVVLVFQDVTARREAEERIKQQRTYLQALIENSPLAVVAVDLEGKVTTANPAFERLFQYQRDEIIGQPLDRFVAAEDKSTEALALTQQVMAGDRVHVVTVRHRRDGSPVDVEIFGVPVMIRGERIGAFGIYQDITERKRAQRALAESEEKYRTLQANVPVGIFRAAPDRRATLRSANPALARLLGYDDPEELLRMGLATLVVDKKEASIFRRRLLKEGKVEGLELRLARKHGSCFWARMSATCIRDHTGAPLYYDGMVEDISEQKRIQEEREERLRRADVINRLTMQLIRSADVALIYRQICEAAREIVRCRRAAIGEFSGDRKGLAKSVVSTEEGEDASAWAQKVLRYDDEAYAPIRQGARRAVRVGEGKSQLLATALLGPGGSVYGLLVVGEPQQDRLLSQEDESDLALLADYATVAVSRAMNLAALRKARKELSIRAQALARSNADLEQFAYVASHDLQEPLRMVSSYCQLLAQRYKDKLDSEAQEFIQYAVDGARRMQVLINDLLQYSRVSTRGKPFEPVNLGVVLEDAKANLRFAIEESGAVITNDPLPTVDVDRTQMTQVLQNLLSNAIKFRNEKPPRIHIGVACDKKNWEISVRDNGIGFEQKFADRIFGVFQRLHTREQYPGTGIGLAVVKKIVERHGGRIRAESEPGKGSCFTFTLPANNGSEEQG
- the kaiC gene encoding circadian clock protein KaiC; its protein translation is MNEVGRRTVLPKTLTGIVGLDDLTNGGLPYGRTTVVVGSPGAGKTILCLEFLYRGATQYGEPGIYVNFGDPREKVLADLRTMNWDLDPLLRDNRLVLADLPAKRGESAPEQFLKPEMLVEAVAYAVKHTGAKRVALDETNLTLRDTGDEGYTASDLKMIMRGIEALGVTLVMTATAEARNGRRCGVEEYLADCVISLEHRMINNVASRRLRVLKYRGTSHGAHECPYQITPNGLLILPLSTFGLSSAVSEERISTGVLALDHMLDGGYYRESAVLIVGGSGTGKSSLAMSCLDAACARGERALYVSYEESPAQLHRNFRSVGMNVENWESKGLLRVLGILPEAHGSEEHLTMLLTEIDRFRPAVVACDSLSALQRIHRHDPVLDLPLFLVSEAKNRGITLLATASVANEHENGNSWVTGLYCLADTIISLRQVSNAERQSRGLLVVKSRGMRHDSELRELLITDEGLKVGNVFWNQEEFVLGVSRQIEELRERLDPGNGGGHLYAVGQQSESANVQAHPAQSSGGSNGHGNGQGTGYASEPSGRASAAPAAVA